From Coccinella septempunctata chromosome 4, icCocSept1.1, whole genome shotgun sequence, a single genomic window includes:
- the LOC123311824 gene encoding uncharacterized protein LOC123311824, with translation MIGASYSLSKELSMEDPQSFRNHLSMTEEGFNFLLQRVTPLIEKKDTHMRDAFCARLELQITLRYLANGDSFASLQYLYRVPKCTTSKFLPDVCEAINISLEENIKVNYFF, from the exons ATGATAGGTGCTTCATATTCTCTTTCAAAAGAACTTTCAATGGAAGACCCCCAAAGCTTTCGAAATCATTTAAGTATGACAGAAGAAggatttaattttcttttacaACGTGTCACACCACTAATTGAGAAAAAAGACACCCATATGAGAGATGCTTTCTGTGCTAGACTTGAACTTCAAATCACTCTAAGGTATTTAGCCAATGGTGACTCCTTTGCTTCCTTGCAATATTTATATCGTGTCCCAAAATGTACCACATCGAAGTTTCTGCCAGACGTCTGTGAAGCTATTAATATTTCTTTGGAAGAAAATATTAAG gtgaattattttttttaa